The DNA segment GGTCGGAGACCGCATCGCGGTGCTCGAGGGGCTCTCGACGCCGTCGGTGCCCGACAGCCTTCCCGACGAGCTGGTCGCGGAGTTCGACGCGGACATGATGGTCCGCTGATCCATTCGATCGTGATGAACGGCCGGTCTGCGGACCGGCCGTTCGCATGTGCGAGAGGCACGACGTGAAGCGCAGCGAGTTCGCCCGGGCGGTCGAGCAGGAGTTCGGTCCCGGCTACGGCGACGTGGTGGTGCGCGACCTCGTGCTCGTCGAGCTCGGCAATCGCACCGCGCATGAGGCGCTCGCGGCGGGGGTGGCGCCTCGCGACGTGTGGTTCGCGCTGTGCGCGGCGACGGATGTCCCGGAGCAACGTCGTCACGGCGCCGGACTGCCCGAGCCTCGCTGACGCGGACTGCGCCGACCAGGGCTGGATAGGGTGGGGCCGTGCCCGACTACGTGCGACCTGTGCTCCCCGGGCGGGTGTTCGTCGATGAGCACGGTGCGCCGATCGAGTACGGCCGGCGGTGGGGCGACGATTCGCCGCCTGACGAGGCGTACTCGCGCACCGGGAACCTCGAGCGCTTCGCCGGCCTGCACACCGTCGCGCTCGCCCTCATCGAGTGGTTGCGTGCCTCGTTCGACGTCGAAGTCGACGAGGGTGCGGATGCCGAGGCCGACCTGCTCCTGCAGCCGACGGACATGGTGCGCGCGGTGCGCCTGACGCCCGCGTCCGCCCAGTGCGCGCCGCTGACCTTCGTGCTGACCGGGTTCCCCGGCGTGTTCCTGCACGCTGGGATGCTGCACGACTTCCACTTCCCGGCGTGCGGGTGCGACGCGTGCGACGAGGACCCGAGCGCTCTCGTGGATGACTTCGAGTGGACCGTGCGCATGGTCGTCGCCGGGCACTACCACGAGACGGCGGGGTCGCCTCGGGGCGGATGGCACGGGTTCCGGCTCGACGAGCCCGGCGTGGGTTCGCGCGCCGGACAGGGGCAGACGATCGAACTGCCTCCCGGGGTGCTCGAGGCCGCGCTCGAGCGGATGCCGGCGGGCGGGAGGTGGCGCGCGTGGCCCGAGCGGACCGAGTCCGCGCCGGGCGGGTGACCCGCGGACCCTCTCCGAAGACGCGTTCGACACGCCGACGCGCGGTTCGAACATCCGTTCGGGAGCTGCGCTAGGCTCCTCACCAGCGGGAGGGATGACGCATCCATCCACAGTCGGCGGCCTTCGGGCGACGGATGTCGGTGGTCGGCCATACGGTCGATGCGTCGGAACACCCCGCCACCGCCTTGTCGCGAGACGTGCCGGTCACGGCCTGGCACGCGGACGACAGCCTAGAGGCAGCCGCCGAACCCACGAAGGAGCACCGATGCCATCACCCGCAGACCGCGAGAAGGCCCTCGAGACCGCACTCGCCCAGATCGACCGCCAGTTCGGCAAGGGGTCGGTGATGCGCCTCGGAAGCGAGGAGCGCGCACCGGTCGAGGTCATCCCCACCGGCTCGATCGCGCTCGACGTCGCACTCGGTGTCGGCGGCCTCCCGCGCGGCCGGATCATCGAGATCTACGGCCCGGAGTCCTCGGGCAAGACCACGCTCACGCTCCACGCGATCGCGAACGTGCAGCGGGCCGGCGGCATCGCCGCGTTCATCGACGCAGAGCACGCGCTCGACCCCGAGTACGCCAAGAAGCTCGGCGTCGACATCGACTCGTTGCTCGTGTCGCAGCCCGACACGGGTGAGCAGGCGCTCGAGATCGCCGACATGCTCGTGCGGTCCGGCTCGATCGACCTCGTCGTCATCGACTCCGTCGCGGCGCTCGTGCCGCGCGCCGAGATCGAGGGCGAGATGGGCGACTCGCACGTCGGCCTCCAGGCGCGCCTCATGTCGCAGGCGCTGCGCAAGCTCACGGGCGGACTCAACCAGACCAAGACCACGGCGATCTTCATCAACCAGCTCCGCGAGAAGATCGGCGTGTTCTTCGGCAGCCCCGAGACGACCGCGGGCGGCAAGGCGCTGAAGTTCTACGCGTCGGTGCGCCTCGACATCCGCCGCATCGAGACGCTGAAGGACGGCACCGACGCGGTCGGCAACCGTACCCGCGTCAAGGTCGTCAAGAACAAGATGGCGCCGCCGTTCAAGCAGGCCGAGTTCGACATCCTGTTCGGCGTCGGCATCTCGCGCGAGGGCAGCCTCATCGACTACGGCGTCGACCAGGGCATCGTGAAGAAGTCCGGTGCCTGGTACACCTACGACGGCGACCAGCTCGGCCAGGGCAAGGAGAACGCGCGCAACTTCCTCCTCAAGAACCCCGACATCGCCGCGGACATCGAGCAGAAGATCCTTGCGAAGCTCGGCATCGGGATGCCCGCGGGGGCACCGGTCGCCGTGCCGGCGAACGTTGAGTCGCTCGCGGCCAAGCGCAAGGGCGCCTGACGGGCACCACGATGAGCGAGCAGGGAACCGAGCGTCTCGCACCGGTCACCTACCTGCCGTGGGTGTCGTCGTCGGCAGGACGGGCCGACGACGACACCGCTCCGCTCGACCGGGCGGTCGCATCGCACCCGGCCGGATCCGCCGTACGTCGCGGGGGGCAGGGGGGCACGCAGCGTTCGTCCTCCGCACGGGTCGGCGCTGCGGTGCCCGACCCGGAGGAGACCGGAACCGAACGCGACGATCGCATCGACCGGCTCATCGTCTCGCGGCTGCGGCGATCATCGCTCTCGGTCGCCGAGGTGCGAGCCATCCTCGTCGAACACGGGCTCGACGACGCCGAGGTCGAGGAGTGGCTCGAGCGATACGAGCGTCTCGGGTACCTCGACGACCGACGGCTCGCCGAACAGCTCGTGCACGCCCATGAGCGACGGGGGCGCGGCAGCGGCGCGCTCGTGCACGAACTCGGCCGACGCGGCATCGCCGACGAGCTCGCGCGCGAGGCCGCCGACGCCCTCGACCCCGAGATCGAGTTCGAGCACGCCCTCGCCGTCGCCGAACGCCGCGCGAGACAGCTCGGTGGACTCGAGCGCACCGTCGCCGAGCGGCGGCTCTCGGCGTTCCTCATGCGTCGCGGGTACGGCAGCCAGCTCGTCCGACGGGCGGTGGCGATCGCGCTCGATGGCGCGGCCGACGGCGGAGGCGGAGCCGACACGCGCGGATCGTAGACTGGTTCGACCATGAGCACCATTCACGAGGCGATGCCCGCTGCAGCGGAATCCATCGCCGCAGACGAAGCCGCGCCCCGCACCTACGAGGTCCGAACCTACGGGTGCCAGATGAACGTGCACGACTCCGAGCGGCTCAGCGGCTCGCTCGAAGCGGCCGGGTACGTGCCGGCCGACGGGGTCGAACCCGACATCGTGGTGATCAACACGTGCGCGGTGCGCGAGAACGCCGACAACAAGCTCTACGGCAACCTCGGGCACCTCGCGGGGGTCAAGCGACGCCATGCGGGCATGCAGATCGCCGTCGGCGGCTGCCTCGCCCAGAAGGACAAGAGCGTCATCCTCGAGAAGGCGCCATGGGTCGACGTCGTGTTCGGAACCCACAACATGGGCTCGCTGCCGAGCCTGCTCGAGCGCGCCCGCCACAACGACGAGGCGCAGCTCGAGATCCTCGACGCCCTCGAGGTGTTCCCCTCGACGTTGCCCACCAAGCGGGACTCGACCTACTCCGGGTGGGTCTCGATCTCCGTCGGCTGCAACAACACGTGCACGTTCTGCATCGTGCCCGCCCTCCGCGGCA comes from the Agromyces marinus genome and includes:
- a CDS encoding DUF3046 domain-containing protein, producing MKRSEFARAVEQEFGPGYGDVVVRDLVLVELGNRTAHEALAAGVAPRDVWFALCAATDVPEQRRHGAGLPEPR
- a CDS encoding DUF6226 family protein → MPDYVRPVLPGRVFVDEHGAPIEYGRRWGDDSPPDEAYSRTGNLERFAGLHTVALALIEWLRASFDVEVDEGADAEADLLLQPTDMVRAVRLTPASAQCAPLTFVLTGFPGVFLHAGMLHDFHFPACGCDACDEDPSALVDDFEWTVRMVVAGHYHETAGSPRGGWHGFRLDEPGVGSRAGQGQTIELPPGVLEAALERMPAGGRWRAWPERTESAPGG
- the recA gene encoding recombinase RecA, which translates into the protein MPSPADREKALETALAQIDRQFGKGSVMRLGSEERAPVEVIPTGSIALDVALGVGGLPRGRIIEIYGPESSGKTTLTLHAIANVQRAGGIAAFIDAEHALDPEYAKKLGVDIDSLLVSQPDTGEQALEIADMLVRSGSIDLVVIDSVAALVPRAEIEGEMGDSHVGLQARLMSQALRKLTGGLNQTKTTAIFINQLREKIGVFFGSPETTAGGKALKFYASVRLDIRRIETLKDGTDAVGNRTRVKVVKNKMAPPFKQAEFDILFGVGISREGSLIDYGVDQGIVKKSGAWYTYDGDQLGQGKENARNFLLKNPDIAADIEQKILAKLGIGMPAGAPVAVPANVESLAAKRKGA
- a CDS encoding regulatory protein RecX, which produces MSEQGTERLAPVTYLPWVSSSAGRADDDTAPLDRAVASHPAGSAVRRGGQGGTQRSSSARVGAAVPDPEETGTERDDRIDRLIVSRLRRSSLSVAEVRAILVEHGLDDAEVEEWLERYERLGYLDDRRLAEQLVHAHERRGRGSGALVHELGRRGIADELAREAADALDPEIEFEHALAVAERRARQLGGLERTVAERRLSAFLMRRGYGSQLVRRAVAIALDGAADGGGGADTRGS